The Clostridium beijerinckii genomic sequence ATTTGAAATTAATTTGTGAGCCAATTAAAAACATAAAGCAAGCCAGAATTGTTGATGATGCCGTCGAACTAAATAGTGCTGTTGTATATCCACCAATTTTAAGAAATTGCGGACAAAAAGTATTAACTAGTACTCCTAAAAAAAGCGGAACAAGCATCATACCACCTGGTATTTTATCAAGTGTTTTCTTAATTGGGATTTGCATATATATACCTCCTAAAATCTTGTTTTTTTATTTTTAAACATTTACATATTTTTCATAATAAATTTTTATATAAACAACTCTAATTTATAATCTTGTGGGATACAATTATTTATAATTATGTTTTACTTATAATTTGTACATGTCACAAATGCATTAATTCTGATTTCTTACCTTTTAGCAACATGTACAAATTGAATTATCTTATTTTCTTGCGACCCCACTTTTTCTTGCCGCATTTGCAATTGCTTCTGCTACCTTTGTAGCAACATTTTTATCTAAAGCACTTGGAATTACATTATTTTCATTTAAATCTTCATCTTTAATGTATCCAGCTATGGCATATGCTGCAGCAAGTTTCATTTCCTCATTTATTTCTTTTGCTCTAACATCTAAGGCACCTCTAAAAATACCTGGGAAAGCTAGAACATTGTTCACTTGATTTGGAAAATCTGACCGTCCTGTTCCTATAACTCTTGCTCCAGCTGCTTTTGCTTCATCTGGCATAATTTCCGGTGTTGGATTTGCCATTGCAAAGATTATTGCATCTTTATTCATTGCTCTAACCATTTCAGGCTTCAATATTCCTGGAGCAGATACTCCAACAAATACATCGGCACCAACTAAAGCATCTGCAAGGTTGCCTTTTATATTATCTGGATTTGTTATTTCCGCTAAAGCATCTTTAGCATCATCAATTTTTTCCATGCCTCTATATAAGATACCTACTTTATCGCAAGCAATTAAGTTTTTTACTCCTGATGATAATAAAAGCTTAGCTATTGCAGTTCCTGCAGCCCCCGCTCCATTTACTACTACTTTTATATCTTCAAGCTTCTTATCTACTACTTTAAGTGCATTTATAACACCAGCAAGAACAACTATTGCAGTTCCATGTTGGTCATCATGGAATACTGGAATGTCGATTAATTTTTTGAGTTTTTCTTCAACTTCAAAACATCTTGGCGCTCCAATATCTTCTAAGTTTATTCCACCAAATGTTGGCGCTATCAATCTAACTGTATTAACTATCTCATCAACATCGTTAGAATCTACTAATACAGGGAAAGCATCAACATCTGCAAATTCTTTAAATAAAATTGACTTTCCTTCCATTACAGGCATTCCTGCCATTGGCCCTATATCTCCTAGTCCTAACACTGCACTTCCATCTGTTACTACTGCTACCAGATTTCCTTTTGATGTATATTTGTAGACGTTTTCTTGGTCTTCATGAATTTTTCTACATGGTTCTGCAACTCCTGGTGTGTATGCAAGACTTAAATCATCTCTTGTTTCAACCTTAACCTTAGATGTGATTGAAATCTTTCCTTGTTTTTCTTCATGTAATTTTAAACTTTCTTCAAAATAATTCATTTAAAACATCCCCTCTATATTTAAACATTTACATTTGATATTTAATATTTTGCTGTTGTTTGGTGTAACTAGATAATATCATTTTGTCTGAAAATTTAAAATATTAAGTAACTTTAATTTATATTTAGTAAATTAAGAATACTTTGTGTTTTTTTTAACGAGTATTTTAATTGCCCTGAATAACTTTTTCACATAGTATCAATAAATATCTTTTTAAAAATATTAGCTTATGTACTATACAAATATAAAAAAAACAAAATGAAGATCCTATTCTTTTGAACACGATCTCCATTTTGCATTTTCATAAGCCATTATTTAACTTCAGTTTATATGTGTAATTCCTCCCAAGAAAAATAATATGAATATATGGGCGGGATAATAAAAATAAAATAAATATTTTAATCCACGTCCCTTTTTTCCATTATAAAGCATCATTAGCGGTATAGCGAAAATCATAATCCACTGATTGTAACCATAAAATATATTCTTAAATGAAAAACTAGCGAATGGAAAAAACGATACTGAAAAAATTGCATAAACAATCATCATTTTTTTTCTGTCATTTCTTAAATAAAAAAATATTATTCCGAGAGCAACAAATGAAACACTTCCTTCACAAAGCAATGGACAGGGTAAAAAGGATATAATAATTCCAGCTATGTTTTTTGAAAATATTGAATAAGTACTTATTGGTAATACAACTTCAAACATTATCGCTAAAAAAATAATATAAATTTTCCTATACAAATCTTTGTTTTCATCTCTTAAATATTCAATTAGTAATATATTTAATGCTATCAAAAAGAATGTCTCGAATATATTATTACTCACTGGAAAATATGATGGATCATCAACTGATATCTTCCATGAAATAAATTTTCCTAAAGACATTACTATTGAAAATAAATATAATCTTTTAACATAAGTTTTTCTATTCCCTGTATAAAAAAAGCCTTCTGCCATTGTAAAGAAAAAAAGTGGAGCCGATAATCTCCCAAGCCAATTAAACCAAATTGGAATTCCAGTCGATGCTAAGAATTCATGCATATGATCCATTGTCATTAATACTAATGCGATTATCTTCAAAGAAAATCCACTAAACCCTTTTTGAATAATATTATTATTTGCTATATACATACTGTATCTCCTAGCTATTATTAAAACTTCATATGTAAGTTCATGCATATTTATTAATAACTATTTATTTATATATCTTCCATAAACTTATTTATGTTATTATCTATTTCTACTTCTGAAAATGCAATAATTGTTGTTGTCAGTGAATATTCTGATATATCATTTATAAACTCTTCTATCTCTTCTAAATTCTTTACAGATAATTTTACTAAGAAACACCCATCCCCTGCTATCCTAT encodes the following:
- a CDS encoding NAD(P)-dependent malic enzyme, producing the protein MNYFEESLKLHEEKQGKISITSKVKVETRDDLSLAYTPGVAEPCRKIHEDQENVYKYTSKGNLVAVVTDGSAVLGLGDIGPMAGMPVMEGKSILFKEFADVDAFPVLVDSNDVDEIVNTVRLIAPTFGGINLEDIGAPRCFEVEEKLKKLIDIPVFHDDQHGTAIVVLAGVINALKVVDKKLEDIKVVVNGAGAAGTAIAKLLLSSGVKNLIACDKVGILYRGMEKIDDAKDALAEITNPDNIKGNLADALVGADVFVGVSAPGILKPEMVRAMNKDAIIFAMANPTPEIMPDEAKAAGARVIGTGRSDFPNQVNNVLAFPGIFRGALDVRAKEINEEMKLAAAYAIAGYIKDEDLNENNVIPSALDKNVATKVAEAIANAARKSGVARK
- a CDS encoding TraX family protein; its protein translation is MYIANNNIIQKGFSGFSLKIIALVLMTMDHMHEFLASTGIPIWFNWLGRLSAPLFFFTMAEGFFYTGNRKTYVKRLYLFSIVMSLGKFISWKISVDDPSYFPVSNNIFETFFLIALNILLIEYLRDENKDLYRKIYIIFLAIMFEVVLPISTYSIFSKNIAGIIISFLPCPLLCEGSVSFVALGIIFFYLRNDRKKMMIVYAIFSVSFFPFASFSFKNIFYGYNQWIMIFAIPLMMLYNGKKGRGLKYLFYFYYPAHIFILFFLGGITHIN